One Oryza glaberrima chromosome 10, OglaRS2, whole genome shotgun sequence DNA segment encodes these proteins:
- the LOC127753343 gene encoding uncharacterized protein LOC127753343: MGSHSQGDASENNTISPEELQIRDELEADIEEDLEREIIDDMCRLTRHLQRLYQQRDLRQLTGSATSYQMPLYHTTTEVLSEINIRINLDGQCKINITKIEQDDDTENQRKTCPNAYQSDKRQGHVKARQTYTVSRRKQQNHPVAPWR; encoded by the exons ATGGGCAGCCACAGTCAG GGTGATGCATCAGAGAACAACACAATTTCTCCCGAAGAGCTACAGATTCGTGATGAGTTGGAGGCCGACATCGAGGAGGATTTAGAACGGGAGATCATCGACGACATGTGCCGTCTCACTCGGCATCTGCAGAGGCTATATCAACAAAGGGATTTGAGACAACTTACTGGCTCAGCTACTAGTTACCAGATGCCTCTGTACCATACAACAACTGAAGTTCTTTCTGAGATAAATATCAGGATAAACTTGGATGGGCAATGCAAGATCAACATAACTAAGATTGAGCAAGATGATGATACAGAAAATCAAAGGAAGACATGCCCCAATGCTTACCAATCTGACAAAAGGCAAGGGCATGTGAAGGCAAGGCAGACTTACACAGTTTCTCGCAGGAAGCAGCAGAACCATCCAGTTGCACCGTGGAGATAA